In Electrophorus electricus isolate fEleEle1 chromosome 1, fEleEle1.pri, whole genome shotgun sequence, a single window of DNA contains:
- the lmo1 gene encoding rhombotin-1 isoform X2 — translation MVLDKEEGVPMLSVQPKGKQKGCAGCNRKIKDRYLLKALDKYWHEDCLKCACCDCRLGEVGSTLYTKANLILCRRDYLRLFGTTGNCAACSKLIPAFEMVMRARDNVYHLDCFACQLCNQRFCVGDKFFLKNNMILCQMDYEEGHLNGSFDTQVQ, via the exons GCGTGCCGATGCTCTCCGTCCAGCCCAAAGGTAAGCAGAAGGGCTGCGCCGGCTGTAACCGCAAGATTAAAGACCGCTACCTGCTCAAGGCCCTGGACAAGTACTGGCACGAGGACTGCCTGAAGTGTGCGTGCTGCGACTGCCGTCTGGGCGAGGTgggctccaccctctacaccaAAGCCAACCTCATCCTCTGTCGCCGTGACTACCTTAG gctcttcGGCACAACTGGGAACTGTGCAGCCTGCAGTAAGCTGATTCCTGCCTTTGAAATGGTGATGAGGGCAAGAGATAATGTTTACCACTTGGACTGTTTTGCCTGTCAGCTTTGTAACCAGAG GTTTTGCGTGGGCGATAAGTTTTTCCTAAAGAACAACATGATTCTGTGTCAGATGGACTATGAAGAGGGCCATCTCAACGGAAGCTTTGACACGCAGGTTCAATAG
- the lmo1 gene encoding rhombotin-1 isoform X3 has product MLSVQPKGKQKGCAGCNRKIKDRYLLKALDKYWHEDCLKCACCDCRLGEVGSTLYTKANLILCRRDYLRLFGTTGNCAACSKLIPAFEMVMRARDNVYHLDCFACQLCNQRFCVGDKFFLKNNMILCQMDYEEGHLNGSFDTQVQ; this is encoded by the exons ATGCTCTCCGTCCAGCCCAAAGGTAAGCAGAAGGGCTGCGCCGGCTGTAACCGCAAGATTAAAGACCGCTACCTGCTCAAGGCCCTGGACAAGTACTGGCACGAGGACTGCCTGAAGTGTGCGTGCTGCGACTGCCGTCTGGGCGAGGTgggctccaccctctacaccaAAGCCAACCTCATCCTCTGTCGCCGTGACTACCTTAG gctcttcGGCACAACTGGGAACTGTGCAGCCTGCAGTAAGCTGATTCCTGCCTTTGAAATGGTGATGAGGGCAAGAGATAATGTTTACCACTTGGACTGTTTTGCCTGTCAGCTTTGTAACCAGAG GTTTTGCGTGGGCGATAAGTTTTTCCTAAAGAACAACATGATTCTGTGTCAGATGGACTATGAAGAGGGCCATCTCAACGGAAGCTTTGACACGCAGGTTCAATAG